Proteins encoded by one window of Mercenaria mercenaria strain notata chromosome 4, MADL_Memer_1, whole genome shotgun sequence:
- the LOC128545935 gene encoding uncharacterized protein LOC128545935 isoform X2, whose translation MIAKGHRTYMKKELSRVPTCNAHIPDGYLGCYKDSHKRVLREKTKTFISSNSGDKCKAFCKSAKYRYAGTEYMVECYCGNQIRTQMLSEDCNIRCPGSREEYCGGYWHISIYDTWLCATNPCKHGGGCTDITAHNYTCNCTDQWTGNNCEIELLDDSNKSLLAVYTLIPGFVIVVGLVVIAVFLKRRSRNKNEDTEVIVHGSDFVQHLHENSAGTDHKSTENNISSKSVLEALPQVTEHELNNTEAAIYNEIYSENVVMDTDYNVLSLQHVNETHREFTYDHMDIKANSTMENCYSNMSGSTINKIKTDALSMYSHIGKVKADIAEVDITYDKLENSNHLDIKITSYRDKTIAANDEYDRCDIKSGHIKQLDVGKHSHVDTVVSNIQEAKYKNFNSKTNYLDKENEYAVI comes from the exons ATGATAGCAAAGGGACACAGAACATACATGAAGAAGGAACTCAGCAGGGTACCGACTTGTAACG CGCACATTCCAGACGGTTACCTTGGTTGCTATAAAGATAGCCATAAACGAGTCCTGCGAGAAAAGACGAAAACTTTTATATCATCAAATAGTGGAGATAAATGTAAGGCGTTTTGCAAGTCTGCTAAATACAGATATGCGGGAACCGAG TATATGGTAGAATGTTATTGTGGCAATCAAATCAGGACACAAATGCTCAGTGAAGATTGCAATATAAGATGTCCCGGAAGCAGAGAAGAATACTGTGGAGGATATTGGCATATTTCTATATATGATACATGGC TATGTGCCACTAACCCATGTAAACATGGTGGCGGATGTACAGACATCACTGCACACAATTACACTTGTAATTGCACTGACCAATGGACAGGAAATAACTGTGAAATtg AACTTTTAGATGATAGCAACAAATCATTATTGGCGGTGTACACTTTGATACCTGGATTTGTCATTGTTGTTGGACTTGTGGTTATTGCTGTATTTTTGAAACGGAG ATCTCGGAATAAAAATGAAGACACTGAAGTTATCGTTCACGGTTCCGATTTTGTGCAACATTTACATGAAAACTCAGCAGGGACAGACCACAaatcaacagaaaacaacatttcGTCTAAAAGTGTACTTGAAGCACTACCACAAGTCACAGAACATGAACTTAATAATACAGAAGCTGCAATATACAATGAAATATACTCTGAAAATGTAGTGATGGACACTGATTATAATGTTCTTAGTTTACAACACGTCAATGAGACACATCGAGAATTTACATACGATCATATGGATATTAAAGCAAATTCCACTATGGAAAATTGTTACTCTAATATGTCGGGCAGCACAATTAATAAAATCAAGACTGATGCCCTCAGTATGTACTCGCATATTGGTAAAGTTAAAGCTGACATCGCAGAAGTTGACATAACGTATGACAAACTTGAAAACTCGAAccatttagatattaaaatcaCTAGCTACAGGGATAAAACAATTGCTGCTAACGATGAATACGATCGTTGTGATATAAAATCAGGACACATTAAACAATTAGATGTAGGCAAACATTCACATGTTGACACAGTTGTATCAAACATACAGGAAGCTAAATACAAGAATTTTAACAGCAAAACTAATTATCTTGACAAAGAGAATGAATATGCCGTAATTTAA
- the LOC128545935 gene encoding uncharacterized protein LOC128545935 isoform X1 — protein MKSLFSLFLLHLQAFCLHLSVQAHIPDGYLGCYKDSHKRVLREKTKTFISSNSGDKCKAFCKSAKYRYAGTEYMVECYCGNQIRTQMLSEDCNIRCPGSREEYCGGYWHISIYDTWLCATNPCKHGGGCTDITAHNYTCNCTDQWTGNNCEIELLDDSNKSLLAVYTLIPGFVIVVGLVVIAVFLKRRSRNKNEDTEVIVHGSDFVQHLHENSAGTDHKSTENNISSKSVLEALPQVTEHELNNTEAAIYNEIYSENVVMDTDYNVLSLQHVNETHREFTYDHMDIKANSTMENCYSNMSGSTINKIKTDALSMYSHIGKVKADIAEVDITYDKLENSNHLDIKITSYRDKTIAANDEYDRCDIKSGHIKQLDVGKHSHVDTVVSNIQEAKYKNFNSKTNYLDKENEYAVI, from the exons ATGAAGTCTCTATTTTCTTTGTTTCTGTTACATTTACAagcattttgtttacatttgtcGGTACAAG CGCACATTCCAGACGGTTACCTTGGTTGCTATAAAGATAGCCATAAACGAGTCCTGCGAGAAAAGACGAAAACTTTTATATCATCAAATAGTGGAGATAAATGTAAGGCGTTTTGCAAGTCTGCTAAATACAGATATGCGGGAACCGAG TATATGGTAGAATGTTATTGTGGCAATCAAATCAGGACACAAATGCTCAGTGAAGATTGCAATATAAGATGTCCCGGAAGCAGAGAAGAATACTGTGGAGGATATTGGCATATTTCTATATATGATACATGGC TATGTGCCACTAACCCATGTAAACATGGTGGCGGATGTACAGACATCACTGCACACAATTACACTTGTAATTGCACTGACCAATGGACAGGAAATAACTGTGAAATtg AACTTTTAGATGATAGCAACAAATCATTATTGGCGGTGTACACTTTGATACCTGGATTTGTCATTGTTGTTGGACTTGTGGTTATTGCTGTATTTTTGAAACGGAG ATCTCGGAATAAAAATGAAGACACTGAAGTTATCGTTCACGGTTCCGATTTTGTGCAACATTTACATGAAAACTCAGCAGGGACAGACCACAaatcaacagaaaacaacatttcGTCTAAAAGTGTACTTGAAGCACTACCACAAGTCACAGAACATGAACTTAATAATACAGAAGCTGCAATATACAATGAAATATACTCTGAAAATGTAGTGATGGACACTGATTATAATGTTCTTAGTTTACAACACGTCAATGAGACACATCGAGAATTTACATACGATCATATGGATATTAAAGCAAATTCCACTATGGAAAATTGTTACTCTAATATGTCGGGCAGCACAATTAATAAAATCAAGACTGATGCCCTCAGTATGTACTCGCATATTGGTAAAGTTAAAGCTGACATCGCAGAAGTTGACATAACGTATGACAAACTTGAAAACTCGAAccatttagatattaaaatcaCTAGCTACAGGGATAAAACAATTGCTGCTAACGATGAATACGATCGTTGTGATATAAAATCAGGACACATTAAACAATTAGATGTAGGCAAACATTCACATGTTGACACAGTTGTATCAAACATACAGGAAGCTAAATACAAGAATTTTAACAGCAAAACTAATTATCTTGACAAAGAGAATGAATATGCCGTAATTTAA
- the LOC123551735 gene encoding uncharacterized protein LOC123551735: MNVMSLTVVLLMSPYSTPLRAYRPDGFIKCYKDDRRNRILKGKHQKSKTNSGDECKQYCMSNGFRYAGTENEDECYCGHTIPVQELLYVCNHKCPGNPEEICGGRSTISVYDTWYCATSPCKNGATCEDIDASSYNCICFGEWTGKHCDKHTSSSSSSSATNTPVINITSAATNEHAKSTEDKSPLSTSIKITTHFPNIKTTDKSESNIAEYVLVPVALVVLIAITVAAVCIKRRRAAKKVRNGVSSGLATTTKQPKHREVGNASCNDYKVKSTPYSYCSTSRTSTYFNSGYVDIEPDGCDNKQIKYSHLTIQTLPYFDNTYSHLKANQNNISWISDITYSHLDNENSPTETTEDIDTYNRLQVNTSNGMKKFQDESDCDTDYSHLDARAQNTEIDAGDYSHLNYKSPEKNKEHSSSDLSGNTHELAFVETSDGEIRHDYFVLEKIS, encoded by the exons ATGAATGTCATGTCGTTAACAGTTGTTCTTTTGATGTCTCCGTATTCAACGCCTTTGAGAG CTTATAGACCGGACggttttattaaatgttataagGACGACAGGAGAAACAGAATTCTAAAAGGAAAACACCAAAAATCCAAAACTAATAGTGGAGATGAGTGCAAACAATACTGCATGTCAAATGGATTTAGATATGCAGGGACAGAG AATGAAGATGAATGTTACTGTGGACATACCATACCTGTTCAAGAACTATTATATGTCTGCAATCACAAATGTCCAGGGAATCCCGAAGAAATATGCGGAGGGCGTTCGACAATTTCTGTGTACGACACATGGT ATTGTGCTACATCGCCTTGTAAGAATGGTGCCACATGTGAAGACATTGATGCCAGCAGCTATAACTGTATCTGCTTTGGAGAATGGACAGGGAAACATTGTGACAAAC AtacatcatcgtcgtcgtcgtcatcgGCTACAAACACTCCTGTAATAAATATAACGAGTGCTGCAACGAATGAACACGCAAAATCGACAGAGGATAAGAGCCCATTATCGACAAGCATAAAAATAACAACACATTTTCCCAACATTAAAACGACAG ATAAATCTGAATCAAACATTGCCGAATATGTGTTGGTCCCAGTAGCTTTAGTAGTCCTGATAGCTATTACCGTGGCAGCAGTCTGCATAAAGAG ACGAAGGGCTGCTAAGAAGGTTCGAAATGGAGTCTCAAGTGGGTTAGCAACAACAACTAAACAACCTAAGCACAGAGAAGTAGGAAACGCATCTTGCAACGATTATAAAGTAAAATCAACACCATATTCATATTGTTCGACCTCGCGCACGTCCACTTACTTCAACAGTGGATATGTTGACATAGAACCTGACGGATGTGACAATAAACAAATTAAGTACAGTCATCTTACAATACAAACATTGCCATACTTTGACAACACGTATTCGCATCTTAAAGCAAATCAGAACAACATTAGTTGGATTTCTGACATTACATATTCACATTTAGACAATGAAAACTCACCAACAGAAACAACTGAGGACATTGACACATATAATCGGTTACAAGTAAACACATCAAATGGAATGAAAAAGTTTCAAGACGAGTCAGATTGTGATACCGACTATAGTCATTTAGATGCCAGAGCACAAAATACGGAAATCGATGCGGGCGATTATTCACATCTTAACTATAAGTCGCCAGAGAAAAACAAAGAGCATTCCTCAAGTGACTTGTCTGGAAATACGCATGAGCTAGCCTTTGTAGAAACAAGCGATGGAGAGATAAGACATGATTATTTTGTGTTGGAGAAAATCAGCTAA